In Microbacterium sp. AB, a single genomic region encodes these proteins:
- the serB gene encoding phosphoserine phosphatase SerB, with protein sequence MNVTRFLVVLDADSTLIRNEVIELIADEAGRGAEVAAATEAAMRGEVDFTESLRSRVRALAGVAVTAFDRVVARIEPTPGVRELTAAVHERGGMVGVVSGGFHEVLDAVAPVLGADVWRANRLKASDGALTGEVDGPVVDAAAKAAALAEWAVANGVPLHRTVAIGDGANDLEMIAAAGLGIAFNAKPAVRDAAPIVIGPVDLREVLRLLP encoded by the coding sequence GTGAACGTGACCCGCTTTCTCGTCGTGCTCGACGCCGACTCCACCCTCATCCGCAACGAGGTGATCGAGCTCATCGCCGACGAGGCCGGCCGCGGCGCGGAGGTCGCGGCGGCGACAGAGGCGGCGATGCGCGGCGAGGTCGACTTCACGGAGAGTCTGCGGTCACGCGTGAGAGCCCTCGCGGGCGTGGCCGTCACGGCCTTCGATCGCGTCGTGGCACGCATCGAGCCGACTCCGGGGGTGCGCGAGCTGACGGCCGCCGTGCACGAGCGCGGCGGGATGGTCGGCGTCGTCTCGGGCGGGTTCCACGAGGTGCTCGACGCGGTCGCGCCGGTCCTCGGCGCGGATGTGTGGCGCGCGAACCGGCTGAAGGCCTCGGACGGCGCGCTGACGGGCGAGGTCGACGGACCCGTCGTCGATGCCGCGGCGAAGGCGGCGGCGCTGGCCGAGTGGGCCGTCGCGAACGGCGTGCCGCTCCACCGCACGGTCGCGATCGGCGACGGCGCGAACGATCTGGAGATGATCGCGGCCGCCGGCCTCGGCATCGCCTTCAACGCGAAGCCCGCGGTGCGCGACGCGGCGCCGATCGTCATCGGCCCGGTCGACCTGCGCGAGGTCCTCCGCCTGCTGCCGTGA
- a CDS encoding energy-coupling factor ABC transporter ATP-binding protein, giving the protein MSERDAAAREIRLDGVSVTAGETRILSDVTVRLDQRRIAVIGANGSGKSTFARLLDGLVAPSAGRVRVHGLDVARERRALRARVGFVFTNPDAQILMPTVAEDVALSLKGAGLSRTQIAERVREELDRHGLAAHADQPAYSLSGGQKQLLALVSVLIRRPALVVADEPTTLLDLGNSRRMADLLVDEVESQTVIVTHDLDLAARCDVVLRFADGRLAETGAPDDVIAGYRAEFA; this is encoded by the coding sequence ATGAGTGAGCGCGACGCCGCCGCACGGGAGATCCGTCTCGACGGCGTCTCCGTGACGGCGGGCGAGACGCGCATCCTCTCGGACGTGACGGTGCGCCTCGATCAGCGACGGATCGCGGTGATCGGCGCGAACGGCTCGGGGAAGTCGACCTTCGCACGGCTGCTCGACGGTCTCGTCGCACCGTCCGCGGGGCGGGTGCGCGTGCACGGCCTCGACGTCGCCCGCGAACGGCGAGCCCTGCGCGCACGCGTCGGCTTCGTCTTCACCAACCCCGACGCGCAGATCCTCATGCCGACCGTGGCGGAGGACGTGGCCCTCTCGCTCAAGGGCGCGGGTCTGTCGAGGACGCAGATCGCGGAGCGGGTTCGCGAGGAGCTCGATCGCCACGGCCTCGCCGCACACGCCGACCAGCCGGCGTACAGCCTCTCGGGCGGGCAGAAGCAGCTGCTCGCACTCGTCTCCGTCCTGATCCGGCGCCCGGCGCTCGTCGTGGCCGACGAGCCGACGACGCTGCTCGACCTCGGCAACTCCCGGAGGATGGCCGACCTCCTCGTCGACGAGGTGGAGTCGCAGACGGTCATCGTGACGCACGACCTCGACCTCGCCGCCCGCTGCGACGTCGTCCTGCGCTTCGCGGACGGACGGCTCGCCGAGACCGGGGCGCCGGACGACGTCATCGCCGGGTATCGCGCGGAGTTCGCATGA
- a CDS encoding biotin transporter BioY: MSQTSRFEGRDIARIAVFAAIIIALGLMGPIPGPIGVPITAQTLGVMLAGAVLGWRGAAASVLVVLVLAAIGLPVLSGGKGGLGVFVGPTAGYLVGWVAGAAVVGLIAHAGGRRLEWWRVALANVVGGILVIYAFGIPVQAIVLALPLGETVVASAVFLPGDLVKVVLATVLTVAVHRAYPVGFGAARPRVRTQEPATEEPATVDE, from the coding sequence ATGAGTCAGACGAGTCGATTCGAGGGGCGCGACATCGCCCGCATCGCGGTGTTCGCCGCGATCATCATCGCCCTCGGCCTCATGGGGCCGATCCCCGGGCCCATCGGCGTCCCGATCACGGCGCAGACGCTCGGCGTCATGCTCGCCGGCGCCGTCCTCGGCTGGCGCGGCGCCGCCGCATCCGTGCTCGTCGTGCTCGTGCTCGCGGCGATCGGCCTGCCCGTCCTCTCCGGCGGGAAGGGCGGGCTCGGCGTCTTCGTCGGCCCCACCGCGGGCTACCTCGTCGGCTGGGTCGCGGGCGCGGCCGTCGTGGGCCTCATCGCGCACGCCGGCGGGCGCCGCCTCGAGTGGTGGCGGGTCGCCCTCGCGAACGTCGTCGGCGGCATCCTCGTGATCTACGCGTTCGGCATCCCCGTGCAGGCGATCGTCCTCGCTCTCCCGCTCGGCGAGACCGTCGTCGCGAGCGCCGTGTTCCTCCCCGGCGACCTCGTCAAGGTCGTGCTCGCGACCGTCCTCACGGTCGCGGTCCACCGCGCGTACCCGGTGGGGTTCGGCGCGGCGCGGCCGCGCGTCCGCACGCAGGAGCCCGCGACGGAGGAACCCGCGACGGTCGATGAGTGA
- a CDS encoding energy-coupling factor transporter transmembrane component T family protein, which translates to MISLYRPGDSLVHRMPAAAKLGAVAAIALLVSLWPHTPVTAGAALAVVLALFAIAGFGPVVWAGQLWSLRWIVLLMALTQLVFSGPLAAAVNTTRVVSVVLLAGLLTLTTRSEDMLDTVERGLRPLRRLGVDPWRVAFTLSLAIALVPVVADFARRVREAQAARGVRSGIRAVVPLLVMSLRHADDVADALSARGIA; encoded by the coding sequence ATGATCTCGCTCTACCGGCCGGGGGACAGCCTCGTGCACCGGATGCCGGCGGCGGCGAAGCTGGGGGCCGTCGCGGCGATCGCTCTCCTCGTGTCGCTGTGGCCGCACACTCCCGTGACGGCGGGCGCTGCGCTGGCGGTCGTCCTCGCGCTCTTCGCGATCGCCGGGTTCGGGCCGGTCGTCTGGGCCGGCCAGCTCTGGTCGCTGCGGTGGATCGTCCTTCTCATGGCCCTCACGCAGCTCGTGTTCTCCGGCCCCCTCGCGGCCGCGGTGAACACGACGCGCGTGGTGTCGGTGGTGCTGCTCGCGGGGCTCCTCACGCTCACGACGCGCAGCGAGGACATGCTCGACACCGTCGAACGCGGACTGCGTCCGCTGCGGCGCCTCGGGGTCGACCCCTGGCGCGTCGCGTTCACCCTGTCGCTCGCGATCGCCCTCGTGCCCGTCGTCGCCGACTTCGCGCGGCGCGTCCGCGAGGCGCAGGCCGCGCGGGGCGTCCGCTCGGGCATCCGCGCGGTCGTGCCGCTGCTCGTGATGTCGCTGCGGCACGCAGACGACGTCGCGGACGCGCTGAGCGCCCGAGGGATCGCATGA
- a CDS encoding type 1 glutamine amidotransferase domain-containing protein — MPASGKNVAFLLTKGVEQIELTSPRDALDDAGATTVVVSPSTPTLQALENDWDHADTFAVDVAVAEAKPEDYDLLVLPGGTLNADSLRLDDAAVAFVRDFLATGKPVAAICHAPWILVQAGAASGRRLTSYPSLEHDLRNAGADWVDEEVVVDGNLITSRDPGDLDAFNRAIADALG; from the coding sequence ATGCCCGCATCCGGAAAGAACGTCGCCTTCCTGCTGACGAAGGGCGTCGAGCAGATCGAGCTCACGAGCCCCCGCGACGCCCTCGACGACGCGGGCGCGACGACCGTGGTCGTCTCGCCCTCGACCCCGACGCTGCAGGCGCTCGAGAACGACTGGGACCACGCCGACACGTTCGCCGTGGACGTCGCCGTGGCCGAGGCGAAGCCGGAGGACTACGACCTGCTCGTGCTCCCCGGCGGGACGCTCAACGCCGACAGCCTGCGTCTCGACGACGCCGCCGTCGCCTTCGTCCGGGACTTCCTCGCCACGGGGAAGCCCGTCGCCGCGATCTGCCATGCGCCGTGGATCCTCGTCCAGGCGGGGGCGGCGTCGGGCAGGCGCCTCACCTCGTACCCCTCGCTCGAGCACGACCTGCGCAACGCGGGGGCCGACTGGGTCGACGAAGAGGTCGTCGTCGACGGGAACCTCATCACCTCGAGGGACCCCGGCGATCTCGACGCGTTCAACCGCGCGATCGCCGACGCGCTCGGCTGA
- the fabG gene encoding 3-oxoacyl-ACP reductase FabG: MSTERVVLVTGGNRGIGRAIAERFVAEGHRVAVTARSGEGPEGTLTVRADVTDSAALDAAFAEVEQALGPVTIVVANAGITKDTLMLRMSDDDFDAVVDTNLGGAFRVVKRALKGMIRARFGRVILISSVVGLYGSAGQVNYSSSKSALVGFARSLTRELGARGITSNVVAPGFIETDMTAQLPEETQAEYRKSIPAGRYGSASEVAGVVTWLASDDAAYISGAVIPVDGGIGMGH; the protein is encoded by the coding sequence GTGTCCACAGAACGCGTCGTCCTTGTCACAGGAGGCAACCGCGGCATCGGCCGCGCCATCGCCGAGCGATTCGTCGCGGAGGGACATCGCGTCGCCGTCACGGCGCGCAGCGGCGAGGGTCCGGAGGGCACGCTCACCGTGCGCGCCGACGTGACAGACTCCGCGGCTCTCGACGCTGCTTTCGCCGAGGTGGAGCAGGCGCTCGGGCCCGTGACGATCGTCGTCGCGAACGCGGGCATCACGAAGGACACCCTCATGCTGCGCATGAGCGACGACGACTTCGATGCGGTCGTCGACACGAACCTCGGCGGAGCGTTCCGCGTCGTCAAGCGCGCGCTGAAGGGCATGATCCGCGCGCGCTTCGGACGCGTCATCCTCATCTCGAGCGTCGTGGGCCTCTACGGGTCGGCCGGCCAGGTGAACTACTCGTCGTCGAAGAGCGCGCTCGTCGGGTTCGCCCGGTCGCTCACGCGCGAGCTCGGCGCGCGCGGCATCACGTCGAACGTCGTGGCCCCCGGGTTCATCGAGACGGACATGACGGCGCAGCTGCCGGAGGAGACCCAGGCGGAGTACCGCAAGTCGATCCCCGCGGGACGCTACGGCAGCGCGTCCGAGGTCGCCGGCGTCGTGACGTGGCTGGCATCGGACGACGCCGCGTACATCTCCGGCGCCGTCATCCCCGTCGACGGCGGCATCGGGATGGGGCACTGA
- a CDS encoding SURF1 family cytochrome oxidase biogenesis protein, producing the protein MRSRAARWSLYVVVAILFAVACAFLSNWQFARNEQRAAGNALIEQNYDADAVPIGEVLSGTDDFDAQDEWQPVVLTGTYLTEDQLLVRNRAQGGTSAFEVLVPFRLDDGRIIVVDRGWVQPGEGDAPDAVPSAPEGDVTVLARLRPGEQLPASGRSAPEGQLPTIHLPSVAALTGGDTITAAYGLMVSEDPAPAERPQPLAAPEVEPGPHLSYAIQWILFAVMGFIFIGYMIRTEITARREEAEPDDEDDDDDELEDAPRRRTPPVTRRPRRRDRDADEEDALIDAGGR; encoded by the coding sequence ATGCGCTCCCGCGCGGCCAGATGGTCCCTGTACGTCGTCGTCGCCATCCTCTTCGCGGTCGCGTGCGCCTTCCTGTCCAACTGGCAGTTCGCGCGCAACGAGCAGCGCGCCGCGGGCAACGCCCTCATCGAGCAGAACTACGACGCCGACGCCGTGCCCATCGGCGAGGTCCTGTCCGGGACCGACGACTTCGACGCGCAGGACGAATGGCAGCCCGTCGTCCTCACGGGCACGTACCTGACCGAGGATCAGCTGCTCGTGCGCAACCGCGCGCAGGGAGGGACGAGCGCGTTCGAGGTGCTCGTCCCGTTCCGGCTCGACGACGGGCGGATCATCGTCGTGGACCGCGGCTGGGTGCAGCCCGGCGAGGGCGACGCCCCGGACGCGGTCCCGTCTGCGCCCGAGGGCGATGTGACCGTCCTCGCGCGGCTGCGACCGGGCGAACAGCTGCCGGCCTCCGGCCGCAGCGCGCCGGAGGGCCAGCTGCCGACCATCCATCTGCCCTCGGTCGCCGCGCTCACGGGCGGCGACACCATCACCGCCGCGTACGGCCTCATGGTGTCCGAGGACCCCGCGCCCGCCGAACGGCCCCAGCCCCTCGCCGCTCCCGAGGTCGAGCCCGGTCCCCACCTGTCGTACGCGATCCAGTGGATCCTCTTCGCCGTCATGGGCTTCATCTTCATCGGGTACATGATCCGCACGGAGATCACGGCGCGCCGCGAGGAGGCCGAGCCCGACGACGAGGACGACGACGACGACGAGCTCGAGGATGCGCCCAGGAGGCGGACGCCCCCGGTGACGCGCCGACCGCGGCGTCGCGACCGCGACGCCGACGAGGAGGACGCCCTCATCGACGCCGGGGGCCGCTGA
- a CDS encoding DUF3099 domain-containing protein, translating to MKIRKQKPQSATSIERSPRDDESHRMRRYILTMAVRTLCLVLMVVVTPYGWYSFVFAAGAVFLPYIAVVVANAAQAGQVSRAQPPRQRSLPGAPDTSQEAPGTVIRMSETRPSAGPDEERKP from the coding sequence GTGAAGATCCGCAAGCAGAAGCCCCAGTCGGCGACCTCGATCGAGCGATCGCCTCGCGACGACGAGTCCCATCGCATGCGCAGGTACATCCTGACCATGGCCGTGCGCACGCTGTGCCTCGTCCTCATGGTGGTCGTCACGCCGTACGGCTGGTATTCGTTCGTCTTCGCGGCCGGGGCCGTCTTCCTCCCGTACATCGCGGTCGTCGTCGCCAACGCCGCGCAGGCGGGCCAGGTCTCGCGCGCGCAGCCGCCCCGGCAGCGCTCCCTGCCGGGCGCCCCGGACACGTCGCAGGAGGCGCCGGGCACGGTCATCCGCATGTCCGAGACGCGCCCGTCCGCCGGGCCCGACGAGGAGCGGAAGCCGTGA
- a CDS encoding CHY zinc finger protein — MTARPIRVGGVLVHGAVVDGQTRCAHWHGADDVLAILFPCCRRWYPCHTCHEEDADHPAARWGRDEHEAQALLCGVCGATSSIDAYLATSACAKCGGAFNENCRLHHPLYFA, encoded by the coding sequence ATGACGGCGCGGCCGATCCGCGTCGGCGGCGTGCTCGTGCACGGCGCGGTCGTCGACGGGCAGACGCGATGCGCGCACTGGCACGGAGCAGACGACGTCCTCGCGATCCTCTTCCCCTGCTGCCGGCGGTGGTATCCGTGCCACACGTGTCACGAGGAGGACGCCGACCATCCCGCCGCACGCTGGGGACGGGACGAGCACGAGGCGCAGGCGCTCCTGTGCGGCGTGTGCGGCGCGACGTCGTCGATCGACGCCTACCTCGCGACGTCCGCGTGCGCGAAGTGCGGCGGCGCGTTCAACGAGAACTGCCGACTGCATCACCCTCTGTACTTCGCGTGA
- the abc-f gene encoding ribosomal protection-like ABC-F family protein produces MLAVQDLEIRVGARLLMSGVDFRVGPGDKVGLVGRNGAGKTTLTKVLAGDLIPSDGKITKSGDIGYLPQDPRSGDPEETARTRILNARDLGDLAAGIRESSEQMASDDPAAAEKAMKRYGRLMERFEALGGYGAESEAASIAHNLSLPDRILDQPLKTLSGGQRRRIELARILFSDAETMILDEPTNHLDADSVIWLREFLKTYRGGLIVISHDVELVGETVNRVFYLDANRQAIDVYNMGWKHYQRQRVADEERRKKERANAEKKASVLQQQAARFGAKATKAAAAHQMVARAEKLLSGLEEVRQDDRVAKLRFPKPAPCGKTPLMASSLSKSYGALEIFAGVDLAIDRGSKVVVLGLNGAGKTTLLRILAGVDESDTGRIEPGHGLKIGYYAQEHENLDVARSVLENMVSAAPDLTETEARKVLGSFLFTGDDVHKPAGVLSGGEKTRLSLATLVVSSANVLLLDEPTNNLDPASRDEILGALSHYEGSVVLVSHDEGAVEALNPERVLLLPDGVEDIWNKSYLDLITLA; encoded by the coding sequence GTGCTCGCCGTGCAGGACCTCGAGATCCGCGTCGGTGCGCGACTGCTCATGTCGGGAGTCGACTTCCGCGTCGGCCCGGGGGACAAGGTCGGGCTCGTCGGCCGGAACGGCGCGGGCAAGACCACCCTCACCAAGGTGCTGGCGGGGGACCTGATCCCCTCCGACGGCAAGATCACCAAGAGCGGCGACATCGGGTACCTTCCCCAGGACCCGCGTTCGGGAGACCCGGAGGAGACCGCGCGCACGCGCATCCTCAACGCGCGCGACCTCGGCGACCTGGCGGCGGGCATCCGCGAGTCGTCCGAGCAGATGGCGTCGGACGACCCGGCTGCGGCGGAGAAGGCCATGAAGCGCTACGGGCGCCTCATGGAGCGGTTCGAGGCGCTGGGGGGCTACGGCGCCGAGTCGGAGGCCGCGTCCATCGCCCACAACCTCTCGCTGCCCGACCGCATCCTCGACCAGCCGCTCAAGACGCTCTCCGGCGGTCAGCGCCGGCGCATCGAGCTCGCGCGCATCCTGTTCTCCGACGCCGAGACGATGATCCTCGACGAGCCGACGAACCACCTCGACGCCGACAGCGTCATCTGGCTGCGCGAGTTCCTGAAGACCTACAGGGGCGGGCTCATCGTCATCAGCCACGACGTCGAGCTCGTGGGCGAGACGGTGAACCGCGTGTTCTACCTCGACGCCAACCGTCAGGCGATCGACGTCTACAACATGGGCTGGAAGCACTATCAGCGCCAGCGCGTGGCGGACGAGGAGCGACGCAAGAAGGAGCGCGCGAACGCGGAGAAGAAGGCCTCGGTGCTGCAGCAGCAGGCCGCCCGCTTCGGCGCGAAGGCGACGAAGGCCGCCGCCGCGCACCAGATGGTGGCGCGCGCGGAGAAGCTGCTCTCCGGGCTCGAGGAGGTGCGTCAGGACGACCGCGTCGCGAAGCTCCGCTTCCCGAAGCCCGCCCCGTGCGGCAAGACGCCGCTCATGGCGTCGAGCCTCTCGAAGTCGTACGGCGCGCTGGAGATCTTCGCGGGCGTCGACCTCGCGATCGACCGCGGATCGAAGGTCGTCGTCCTCGGCCTCAACGGCGCGGGCAAGACGACGCTGCTGCGCATCCTCGCGGGCGTGGACGAGAGCGACACGGGCCGGATCGAGCCCGGCCACGGCCTCAAGATCGGCTACTACGCGCAGGAGCACGAGAACCTCGACGTCGCGCGCTCCGTGCTCGAGAACATGGTGTCGGCGGCGCCGGATCTGACCGAGACGGAGGCCAGGAAGGTGCTGGGCTCGTTCCTCTTCACGGGCGACGACGTGCACAAGCCCGCAGGGGTGCTGTCCGGCGGGGAGAAGACGCGGCTCTCGCTGGCGACGCTCGTCGTCTCCTCCGCGAACGTGCTGCTCCTCGACGAGCCGACGAACAACCTCGATCCCGCGTCGCGAGACGAGATCCTCGGCGCGCTGTCGCACTACGAGGGCTCCGTCGTGCTGGTCTCGCATGACGAGGGGGCCGTGGAGGCGCTGAACCCCGAGCGGGTGCTCCTGCTGCCGGACGGGGTCGAGGACATCTGGAACAAGAGCTATCTCGACCTCATCACGCTCGCGTAG
- a CDS encoding TetR family transcriptional regulator — protein MAEISAGRHDRAGIVDVALRILDAHGLADLTMRRLATELDVRASALYWHFESKQVLLAAVADRIVAEAAAADDAEPVVVATALRDALLAHRDGAEVVLSTQALALGEDAPRRRIAASLVAALDPDDAEQAATIVLQFVLGHASLVQQRIQAASLGVIEQDPATATADADADFRRGIRIILAGLPGPASA, from the coding sequence ATGGCCGAGATCTCCGCGGGGCGTCACGATCGCGCCGGGATCGTCGACGTCGCGCTGCGCATCCTCGACGCGCACGGACTGGCCGACCTGACGATGCGGCGTCTCGCGACCGAGCTCGACGTGCGCGCGAGCGCGCTGTACTGGCATTTCGAGAGCAAGCAGGTCCTGCTCGCCGCCGTGGCGGACCGGATCGTCGCCGAGGCCGCCGCCGCAGACGACGCCGAGCCCGTGGTCGTCGCCACCGCCCTGCGCGACGCGCTCCTCGCCCATCGCGACGGCGCGGAAGTCGTGCTCAGCACGCAGGCGCTCGCTCTCGGAGAGGACGCGCCCCGACGGCGTATCGCCGCGTCCCTCGTCGCCGCGCTCGACCCGGACGATGCCGAGCAGGCCGCGACGATCGTCCTGCAGTTCGTCCTCGGCCACGCGTCGCTCGTCCAGCAGCGCATCCAGGCGGCGTCCCTGGGGGTGATCGAGCAGGATCCGGCCACGGCGACGGCCGACGCCGACGCCGACTTCCGGCGCGGGATCCGCATCATCCTCGCCGGGCTCCCGGGCCCGGCCTCCGCCTAG
- a CDS encoding MFS transporter: MTGTDPRGLSGSVPIPHSPAEATTIWRRPYLLTTVGAVALIFLAALQSLAVTTVMPVVAADLDGQALYAVAFSGTFATSVIGMVAAGAWSDRTGPTGPLYTAAAFFVAGLAVDALAVDMPMLVAGRLVMGLGSGGQVVALYVVVARVFPAHLQGRVMAAFSAAWIVPSLVGPVLAGAVAEHLHWRWVFAGVAFLTLVAFAMIAPRLRGLGRSSREPRVGGVGRRLILAVVVAAAALGLSLAGELDGALGWIVAVGALVVVAAAILPLLPVRTLRLGRGLPSVVAMRGLVAGALFGAEIYVPYLLIARFGFSPTLAGAGLTLAALTWAVSADVSGRLGDRIGNRRIALTGASLLSVALVACLLTAALGLPAWVPIVFWGFAGLGMGIVYPRLTVLTIAYSSARDQGFNSSALQISDSIGASAAMAVMGLAFTALEGSDARFAVVFGIGLLLALLAIVPGLRLGHARETESR; the protein is encoded by the coding sequence ATGACCGGCACCGATCCGCGCGGGCTCTCCGGATCCGTCCCGATCCCGCACTCCCCGGCGGAGGCGACGACGATCTGGCGTCGTCCGTATCTCCTCACGACCGTCGGCGCCGTCGCGCTGATCTTCCTGGCCGCTCTCCAGTCCCTCGCCGTGACGACGGTCATGCCCGTCGTCGCCGCCGATCTGGACGGGCAGGCGCTCTACGCGGTCGCGTTCTCCGGCACCTTCGCCACGTCCGTCATCGGGATGGTCGCGGCCGGAGCGTGGAGCGACAGGACGGGTCCGACGGGACCGCTGTACACGGCCGCGGCGTTCTTCGTGGCGGGGCTCGCCGTCGACGCGCTCGCCGTCGACATGCCGATGCTCGTCGCGGGTCGTCTCGTCATGGGGCTCGGATCGGGCGGCCAGGTGGTGGCGCTCTACGTCGTCGTGGCCCGCGTGTTCCCCGCGCATCTGCAGGGACGCGTCATGGCGGCGTTCTCGGCCGCGTGGATCGTCCCGTCGCTCGTGGGTCCGGTGCTCGCGGGCGCCGTCGCCGAGCATCTGCACTGGCGCTGGGTGTTCGCCGGCGTCGCGTTCCTCACGCTCGTCGCGTTCGCGATGATCGCGCCGCGGCTGAGGGGACTCGGCCGCTCGTCGCGTGAGCCTCGCGTCGGAGGCGTCGGGAGACGCCTGATCCTGGCGGTGGTCGTCGCGGCCGCGGCGCTCGGACTGAGCCTCGCGGGAGAGCTGGACGGCGCGCTCGGCTGGATCGTCGCCGTCGGCGCCCTCGTCGTCGTCGCCGCGGCGATCCTGCCGCTCCTGCCCGTGCGGACGCTGCGTCTCGGACGGGGCCTCCCCAGCGTCGTGGCGATGCGCGGGCTCGTCGCGGGCGCCCTGTTCGGCGCCGAGATCTACGTGCCGTACCTCCTCATCGCGCGGTTCGGGTTCTCCCCGACGCTCGCGGGCGCGGGCCTCACGCTCGCGGCGCTCACCTGGGCGGTGAGCGCCGACGTCTCCGGGCGCCTCGGGGATCGCATCGGCAACCGCCGCATCGCGCTGACCGGCGCGTCGCTGCTCTCGGTCGCGCTCGTCGCGTGCCTGCTCACGGCGGCGCTCGGCCTGCCGGCGTGGGTCCCCATCGTGTTCTGGGGATTCGCCGGGCTCGGGATGGGGATCGTGTACCCGCGGCTCACCGTGCTCACGATCGCGTACTCGTCGGCGCGCGACCAGGGGTTCAACTCGTCCGCGCTCCAGATCAGCGATTCGATCGGCGCCTCGGCGGCGATGGCCGTGATGGGGCTCGCGTTCACCGCACTGGAGGGATCGGACGCCCGGTTCGCGGTCGTCTTCGGCATCGGCCTGCTGCTCGCGCTGCTGGCGATCGTGCCGGGGCTGCGGCTCGGGCACGCGCGCGAGACGGAGAGCCGCTAG